A region of Subdoligranulum variabile DNA encodes the following proteins:
- a CDS encoding S1 RNA-binding domain-containing protein, which translates to MALQVGDIVEGKVTGIKPFGAFVSLPEGKTGLVHISEVSYEFVQDLSAVLEDGQTVTVKVLSIAPDGKIALSIKRTQPAPERGSRSQQGGGARPAHRPKREEKPRVWQPKPAAPQGEMSFEDMMARYKSRSEEKIADLKRVTENHRGGYSRRRG; encoded by the coding sequence TTGGCATTACAAGTTGGGGATATTGTCGAGGGCAAGGTAACCGGAATCAAGCCGTTCGGCGCGTTTGTCTCTCTGCCGGAGGGCAAGACCGGTCTTGTCCACATCTCCGAGGTTTCCTATGAATTTGTGCAGGATCTCTCGGCAGTGCTCGAAGACGGGCAGACGGTTACGGTGAAAGTACTTTCCATCGCACCGGACGGAAAGATTGCCTTGTCCATCAAGCGCACGCAGCCCGCACCGGAGCGCGGCTCCCGCTCGCAGCAGGGGGGCGGCGCACGGCCTGCCCACCGTCCCAAGCGTGAGGAAAAGCCTCGCGTCTGGCAGCCCAAACCGGCGGCTCCCCAGGGCGAGATGAGCTTTGAGGATATGATGGCGCGCTACAAATCCCGCAGCGAAGAAAAAATTGCTGACCTCAAACGTGTGACGGAAAACCACCGTGGTGGATATTCCCGTCGCCGCGGCTGA
- the mazG gene encoding nucleoside triphosphate pyrophosphohydrolase → MNRAFPEKQTYTAEDLVTIIALLRDPENGCPWDKVQTHQSIRMNFLEEAYEAVDAIDLEDSHLLCEELGDVLMQVAFHAQIEQEAGHFTWQQVCDGVCRKLIQRHPHIFGGDTSIKDWDALKNKEKGRLTLQDDLASVPGALPALMRAGKLQKRAARYGVETPADAQRVAECARTLQETADPKTAEKAVGELLFAAVALARQAGIDPEQALQKRNAAFEAAPESN, encoded by the coding sequence ATGAACAGAGCATTTCCTGAGAAACAGACCTATACGGCTGAGGATCTTGTAACGATCATTGCCTTGCTGCGGGACCCGGAGAATGGCTGCCCCTGGGATAAGGTCCAGACACATCAGTCCATTCGCATGAACTTCCTGGAGGAAGCCTACGAAGCGGTGGATGCCATTGATCTGGAAGATTCCCATCTGCTGTGTGAGGAGCTGGGCGATGTGCTGATGCAGGTCGCTTTCCATGCACAGATTGAGCAGGAGGCCGGGCATTTCACCTGGCAGCAGGTCTGTGACGGTGTTTGCCGCAAGCTGATTCAGCGGCATCCCCATATTTTTGGCGGGGACACAAGCATAAAAGACTGGGATGCGCTCAAAAATAAGGAAAAGGGCCGTCTGACCCTGCAGGATGACCTGGCCAGCGTGCCGGGAGCCTTGCCTGCGCTGATGCGTGCGGGCAAACTGCAGAAACGCGCCGCGCGCTACGGTGTCGAAACACCTGCCGACGCGCAGCGTGTGGCAGAGTGTGCCCGTACCCTGCAGGAAACTGCCGATCCGAAGACCGCCGAGAAGGCGGTGGGGGAATTGTTGTTTGCCGCTGTGGCACTGGCCCGGCAGGCAGGCATTGATCCGGAGCAGGCGCTGCAAAAGCGCAATGCTGCCTTTGAGGCGGCACCCGAATCCAACTGA
- a CDS encoding HU family DNA-binding protein: protein MTKVELIAAVANEANLTKKDAEQAVNTALNAITEALKNGDKVTLVGFGTFEVRERPARKGRNPQTGAEITIEASKLPAFKAGKALKDAVQ from the coding sequence ATGACGAAAGTTGAATTGATCGCCGCTGTTGCGAACGAAGCCAACCTGACCAAGAAGGACGCCGAGCAGGCTGTCAACACCGCCCTCAACGCCATTACCGAGGCGCTGAAGAACGGTGACAAAGTGACCCTGGTGGGCTTTGGCACGTTCGAGGTCCGTGAGCGTCCGGCCCGCAAAGGCCGCAACCCCCAGACCGGCGCTGAGATCACCATCGAGGCGTCCAAGCTGCCCGCTTTCAAGGCCGGCAAGGCTCTGAAGGACGCTGTGCAGTAA
- a CDS encoding RNA-binding S4 domain-containing protein, whose translation MRLDKYLKVSRLIKRRTLANEVADAGRVLVNDKPAKASYAVKTGDVIEITFGNRPIKVRVLSTEEPKGKDVARELFEVMDLQS comes from the coding sequence ATGCGTTTAGACAAGTATCTCAAAGTGAGCCGCCTGATCAAGCGCCGCACGCTGGCCAACGAGGTGGCAGATGCGGGCCGGGTATTGGTCAATGACAAACCGGCCAAGGCAAGCTATGCTGTCAAGACAGGGGATGTGATCGAAATCACCTTCGGCAACCGCCCGATCAAGGTGCGGGTCCTGTCCACCGAAGAACCCAAGGGCAAAGATGTTGCCCGGGAATTGTTTGAAGTGATGGACTTGCAGTCATAA
- a CDS encoding zinc ribbon domain-containing protein, giving the protein MFELDIEMLKEQGLQLVDTAKKTAQDLADKGKNQLDLMNQQARLSRAQRQLGALVYSLHKAGEENQPLVDKYIEAVAEVEKAIEEIKANMSPEEYMAAEADAAAEDPMEEPAEEEEEIEEEPVQLRGETKICPVCKAEVDGDALFCNHCGAQL; this is encoded by the coding sequence ATGTTTGAACTGGATATTGAAATGCTGAAGGAGCAGGGCCTGCAGCTGGTAGATACAGCCAAAAAGACCGCCCAGGATCTGGCCGACAAAGGCAAAAACCAGTTGGACCTCATGAACCAGCAGGCACGTCTGTCCAGAGCACAGCGTCAGCTGGGTGCACTCGTCTACAGCCTGCATAAAGCAGGGGAGGAAAACCAGCCCCTGGTGGACAAATATATCGAAGCTGTTGCCGAGGTTGAGAAGGCCATTGAGGAGATCAAGGCCAACATGAGCCCGGAGGAATATATGGCAGCCGAGGCCGATGCTGCGGCGGAAGATCCTATGGAGGAGCCGGCTGAGGAGGAAGAGGAGATCGAGGAAGAACCCGTGCAGCTGCGCGGTGAAACCAAGATCTGCCCGGTCTGCAAGGCGGAAGTGGACGGCGACGCGCTGTTCTGCAACCATTGCGGTGCCCAGCTGTAA
- a CDS encoding uridine kinase family protein, producing MNVAQRKRFVSRELVALAASQPQPFAALCERQYHERIEAIAREVLAGGRHIVMLTGASAAGKTTSAHKLAAAIAAQGRRSVVLSLDDFYAGAGRYPKNPDGSDDYESLQSLDLPVLRRCLGELHRNGICQAPVFDFKIQQPNGVQTIDCRDGVVVIEGLHALNPALTENLPADAVFCLYAGLREEYADPDGNRCLATRDIRLARRLVRDFLFRGHGASFTLGLWGHVCDGEDRYIKPYKPRADLLLDTTHTYEVCLWHNVLDAMPSDPALATAQRRQLEALCRKFVPFPALGTELVPKDSMLREFIGTQAP from the coding sequence ATGAACGTTGCACAACGCAAACGATTTGTCAGCCGTGAACTGGTAGCACTGGCGGCCAGTCAGCCGCAGCCGTTCGCTGCGCTGTGTGAGCGGCAGTACCATGAACGCATCGAGGCGATTGCCCGGGAAGTTCTGGCGGGCGGGCGCCACATTGTCATGCTGACGGGGGCTTCGGCCGCTGGCAAAACCACATCGGCGCACAAACTGGCTGCGGCGATCGCGGCCCAAGGCCGCCGCAGCGTCGTGCTCAGTCTGGATGATTTCTATGCAGGGGCGGGGCGATATCCCAAGAATCCCGACGGCAGCGATGACTATGAAAGTCTGCAGTCTCTGGACCTGCCGGTGCTGCGCCGCTGTCTGGGGGAGTTGCACCGTAACGGAATTTGCCAGGCGCCGGTGTTTGATTTCAAAATCCAGCAGCCCAACGGGGTGCAGACCATCGACTGCCGCGACGGCGTGGTCGTCATCGAAGGTCTCCATGCCTTGAATCCGGCGCTCACCGAAAATCTGCCAGCGGATGCAGTGTTTTGCCTTTATGCCGGTCTGCGGGAAGAGTACGCTGACCCGGACGGTAACCGCTGCCTGGCCACGCGGGACATCCGGCTGGCCCGGCGCCTGGTGCGGGACTTCCTGTTCCGGGGGCATGGTGCCTCCTTCACGCTGGGGCTCTGGGGCCATGTATGCGACGGGGAGGATCGCTATATCAAACCTTACAAGCCGCGGGCCGATCTGCTGCTGGATACAACCCATACCTACGAAGTCTGCCTGTGGCATAACGTGTTGGATGCCATGCCGTCGGACCCGGCACTGGCCACAGCGCAACGGCGGCAGCTGGAGGCGCTTTGCCGCAAATTCGTGCCGTTCCCGGCCCTGGGAACGGAACTTGTGCCAAAGGACAGTATGCTGCGTGAATTTATCGGAACACAGGCTCCGTAA
- the yabP gene encoding sporulation protein YabP, producing MAEMRNEPVRTQTSAVEPQPRGHSLALKDRRHLAVTGVTRIISCDETAAVLETPLGNLTIGGQELQVSELSVQSGQVQLSGKIEYMQYAENRQSNGGLLARLFR from the coding sequence ATGGCGGAAATGAGAAATGAACCGGTCCGGACCCAGACCAGCGCTGTGGAACCACAGCCCCGCGGTCACAGCTTGGCGCTGAAGGATCGCCGCCATCTGGCGGTGACCGGTGTTACGAGGATCATCAGCTGTGACGAGACAGCCGCTGTGCTGGAAACACCGCTGGGAAATCTGACCATTGGCGGCCAGGAGCTGCAGGTCAGCGAGCTTTCGGTGCAGAGTGGGCAGGTGCAGCTCTCCGGAAAGATCGAGTACATGCAGTATGCAGAAAACCGTCAGTCCAACGGTGGGTTGCTGGCCCGCCTGTTCCGCTGA
- a CDS encoding THUMP domain-containing class I SAM-dependent RNA methyltransferase, whose product MPTLYTLVAPCFFGTESTLHFEIRRLGAQNIQVTDGRIAFQGGADLIAAANLNLRTAERVLVQLASYKAITFDELFDGCYRIPWEDLLPTDAAFPVKGSSLSSQLSSVPACQSIVKKAIVKRLMAGHKTSTLPETGNVYKVRFALRKNLVEIYLDTSGDGLHKRGYRKNATLAPIKETLAAAIADLGRVRRDSVVQDPFCGSGTLVIEAAQKALNLAPGLRRRFAAEHFDFVPAEAWKEQRQKALAEVRRDAAFEGVGYDIDPAAVALANANAKLAGVGDRCRFEVADVKDFTPDARATVLTNPPYGERLGDSAEAASLARTLGQVWQRHPGQGLYAITADADFEQHFGKKAARRRKIYNGMIPCQLYMYYDQPKR is encoded by the coding sequence ATGCCCACATTGTATACCTTGGTTGCCCCCTGTTTTTTCGGCACCGAATCCACCCTGCATTTTGAGATCAGGCGCCTGGGGGCACAGAATATCCAAGTTACCGACGGACGCATCGCTTTCCAGGGCGGAGCGGATCTCATTGCAGCAGCCAATCTGAATCTGCGCACAGCTGAACGGGTGCTGGTGCAGCTGGCTTCCTATAAGGCGATCACCTTTGATGAACTCTTCGATGGCTGCTACCGCATTCCGTGGGAAGACCTGCTTCCTACCGATGCGGCGTTTCCGGTGAAAGGATCCAGCCTGTCCAGTCAGCTTTCCAGTGTGCCGGCCTGTCAGAGTATCGTCAAGAAGGCTATCGTCAAGCGGCTGATGGCCGGTCATAAGACAAGCACCCTGCCGGAGACCGGCAACGTCTACAAGGTTCGTTTCGCGCTGCGCAAAAATCTGGTAGAAATTTATCTTGATACTTCCGGGGATGGTCTGCACAAACGCGGCTACCGGAAAAATGCAACTTTGGCCCCCATCAAGGAAACTTTGGCAGCAGCCATTGCCGACCTGGGCCGGGTACGCCGGGACAGCGTGGTACAAGATCCTTTCTGCGGCTCCGGTACCCTGGTGATTGAAGCTGCCCAGAAAGCCCTCAATCTGGCCCCCGGACTGCGCCGCCGGTTTGCTGCGGAGCATTTCGATTTTGTGCCGGCGGAAGCCTGGAAAGAGCAGCGGCAGAAGGCACTGGCGGAGGTGCGCCGGGATGCAGCCTTTGAAGGTGTGGGCTACGATATCGATCCCGCTGCCGTGGCCCTTGCCAATGCCAACGCCAAGCTGGCCGGCGTGGGGGACCGCTGCCGTTTTGAGGTGGCCGATGTAAAGGACTTCACTCCGGATGCCAGAGCTACGGTGCTGACCAACCCGCCCTATGGGGAGCGGCTGGGCGACAGTGCCGAGGCTGCTTCGCTGGCCAGAACGCTGGGGCAGGTATGGCAGCGGCACCCCGGACAAGGCTTGTATGCCATTACAGCGGATGCGGATTTTGAGCAGCATTTCGGTAAAAAAGCCGCACGCCGCCGCAAAATCTACAACGGTATGATTCCCTGCCAGCTGTATATGTATTATGACCAGCCCAAGAGGTAA
- a CDS encoding FtsB family cell division protein produces the protein MHKRHGLLPRWLLVAAFLGLCGYLFVSLIHYQVSIGSKQQELLSVQSQLSNQLTENAELSNTLDQGEDAIIERYAREQGYAKPNERVFVDISGK, from the coding sequence ATGCACAAGCGTCATGGGCTGCTCCCGCGGTGGCTGCTGGTCGCTGCGTTTCTGGGGCTTTGCGGATATCTGTTTGTCAGTCTGATCCATTATCAGGTTTCCATCGGCTCCAAGCAGCAGGAACTGCTCAGCGTTCAGAGCCAGCTCAGCAACCAGCTGACGGAAAACGCGGAACTTTCCAATACGCTGGATCAGGGCGAGGACGCCATCATTGAACGGTATGCCCGGGAACAGGGGTATGCCAAACCCAATGAGCGCGTCTTTGTAGATATCAGCGGTAAATAA